In the genome of Sphingopyxis sp. YF1, the window TGCTCGGACCACATGACCGAGAAGATGCCGAGTTCGACAAGGTTCGGCTCGCGCCCGAGCGCGGCGAGGACGCGATCATATTCTTCCGGCGAGAGGCCGTGTTCGGCGACGATCTCGGGGGTGATGACGGAGGCGGGCGCGGCTGCTGTCTGAGTCATGGCGCGCCTTTAGAGCCTCCCCTCCCGAATTGGAAGCACCGTGACGGAGTCGATTTTGGCTCAGTGCAAGGCACGAGGAGGGAGCGATGTCGATACATCGTGACCCCCAAGGCTTTGGCTCGCAACGCAGCAATGAGCCAAAATCGGCCCGCCCCTTGGGGTCGCGCGGGGGCGCCCGCTGGACAGCGTCGCGGTGCTTGCACGGGCTATCAGCCCGCGCGGCGCACCACTCCTTGCCAGCGAACGCCCCGGCGCGATCACGGTGTTTCCAATTCGGGAGGGGAGGCTCTTGCCGCGTGCGCGCGATAGGAACAGACCCCATAGTGCATTTCGCACCATGGGGCCCGCGTTCGAAGAGCGATCAGCGCGCGGCGAGGACGGTGACCGACGCCTTGAGCGGCTTGACGTCCTTCAGCGAGAATTCGACCTGCTGCGATCCGACGGTGCCGCGCACCTTGTACGTGCCGACGCGCAAGGTGAAGGGTTTTCCGGTCTGTTCCTCGACGCCGCGGATCACGCGGTGTTCGCCGACCGTGCCGACGGTGTAGCTGTAAACGCGGCCTTCATGCTCGAAGCGGCGCTCTGTCTCGCCGGCATGGGCGGCGGGAACGGTCGCAAGCAGGCCAAGCACGGGGAGGATGAGTTTTTTCATGATGCAAGTCCTTGTCCGGTTCAACAAAACTTGCCTTTTCGCCCCTCTCTTCTTGTGCGGTGCAGCATGAGCGGTCCGATGCCGGCCGGCAATTGCAAAAGATGGAAACGCGATTGCGCCGTGCGCGGGGCGTCAGCCTTTGCGCGGCAGCAGCGTCAGCACCAGCCAGGCGGCTGCGCCCGCCGCGAAGCCCGTCGCGAATGTTCCCCACGCCATGTCGGCGAGCGTGATCCGGAGCGACCAGATTTTCATCGTCGCATGGTTGGTGAGGTCGTAGGTCATGTAGCAGAAGAAACCGAACAGGGCGCCGCGGCGAGCCGCGACCGGCCAGCGACCGGCGTCGAGCGCGGGGGCGACGGCGAAGATCTGGATGCCGAGCATGTAGAGAGCATAGAAGGTCAGCGCTGGTCCGGGGCGCCAGCCGTCGATCATCAGCGGGCCGATTTCGGGGCGATAGAGTTTGGGGCCCACCTGCGTGAGCCAAAGCGTGTCGAGAATACCGAAAACGATGGCCGTCGCGACATAGGCAGCCACCGCCTGCGGCTTCATGCGGGCGCGCCCGATGACAGCGGCTGGCGGCGCGCGCCGGCCCACGCCGCGGTTCCTGCAAGCAACGCATAGGCGATCAGCATCGTCGCCGGGATCGCGATCGAATAGGCGGGCTGTTTCGGTCCGAACCAGTCGATCGCCTGTGCCAGCGCAAGCAGGCCGGCGAGCACCCACAGCCGCCGATCGCCCGCCGGCGCGCGCGTGTTGCGGGCGTAATAGACCAGCGCGCCCCCGATCAGCGCTATTTCAAGCGGCATCGCGATCGCGGGATGGTCCCACAGTCCGAACCCGAACTTCGGTGGCGCCCCGAACAGGGTGAGGTCGGGGATATGGACGAGCAGGTCGACGAACCAGTGCGACATCACGACCAGCGCTGCGCCGATCGCCGCCGCGCGCCGCTGCGTCGCCAGCCAGACCAGCGCGCCGAACCCCGCCGCCCACAACAGGCTGCCGAGCAGGCTGTGCGTATAGGGCATGTGATAAAGGTCCATCGGGTTCATCGCGCTGATGCCGGGAACGATCCGCATGGCCTCGATCCCCGGGATAAGCAGCGCCGCGAAACCGATGTCGACGAGCTGCGCCGCGACGAACAGCGTTCCGAGCCCCGCCGTCCGGGGGCGGGCCGCCGCGACGAGTGCGGGCGCGAAATGGCCGATGAACATGCGGCGAGCCTATCGCCGCCCGGGGCGACGTCAAGCTTGACCGCGCGGGGGCGAAGGGGCCAAAGCAGGCGCCATGACGGACAATCCCGACCCTGCCATTTCCTCCTTGTCGTTCGAAGCCGCGATGAGCGAGCTTGAAACGATCGTACGGCGGCTCGAAAGCGGCGATGTCAGCCTCGAGCAATCGGTCGCCCTCTATGAGCGCGGCCACGCGCTGCGCGCGCATTGCGAGGCGCGGCTTGCGGCGGCGCAGGCGCGGATTGAGCAGGTCAGCCTCGGCGCCGACGGCCGGCCGGCGGGAACCGCGCCGTTCGGCGAAGGCTGACCCCGGTGATGGTCGCGGAGGGAGATATCGGCGCCGATATGGCGCGGCTCGATGCGGTGCAGGCCGAAGTCGTGCGCGATATCGACCGGTTGTTCGACCGGCTGCTCGCGGTCCCCGACGATCCGCGCGCGCGCCTCTATGATGCCATGCGTCATGCCGCGATCGGCGGCGGCAAAAGACTGCGCCCGCTGCTCGTGCGCGCCGCGGGCGACCTGTTCCACGTCGATCCGGCGCCCAGCCTGCGTGTCGGCGCGGCGGTCGAGGCGATGCATGTCTATTCGCTGATCCACGACGACCTGCCGTGCATGGACGATGACGATCTGCGCCGCGGCAAGCCGACCGTGCACCGCGCCTATGACGAGGCGACCGCGGTGCTCGCGGGTGATTCGCTCCATGCATTGGCGTTCGAATGGCTCGTCGACCCGGCGACCCACGCCGATCCCTTCGTGCGCGGCGAACTGGTCCGGGAACTGGCGCGCGCCGCGGGGCCCGCGGGCATGGCAGGTGGGCAGATGATGGACCTTGCCGCCGAAACCGCGCAGTTCGACCTGCCCACCGTGACGCGGCTGCAACAGCTCAAGACCGGCGCGCTCATCGCTTTCTCGGTCGAGGCGGGGGCAATCCTCGGGCGCATTCCGGCTGAAGGACGCACCCCGCTGCGCGGCTATGCGCGCGACATCGGGCTCGCGTTCCAGATCGCCGACGACATCATGGACGTCGAGGGCGACGAGGCGCTCGCGGGCAAGGCGCTGCACAAGGACGAGGCCGCGGGCAAGGCGACCTTCGTCACGCTGATGGGGCTCGATCGCGCGCGCGACCAGGCGCGCGCCCTCGTCGACCAGGCCGTCGCGCATCTGTCGGGTTTCGGCGACGAGGCGGCGCTGCTGCGCGCCATCGCGCGCTATATCGTGGAAAGGGATCGCTGATGCGCGTGGGGGTTTATCCGGGGACGTTCGACCCGATCACACTGGGGCATATGGACATCATCCGCCGCGGCGCAAAGCTTGTCGACCGGCTGGTGATCGGGGTCACGACGAACATCACCAAGTCGCCGCTGTTCGACGACGACGAGCGCATCGCGATGGTCCGCAACGAGGTCGCAAGCATCGAAGGCGACATCCGCGTCGTCGGCTTCAATTCGCTCCTGATGGACTTTGCGGAACGCGAAGGCGCGAGCGTGATCGTCCGCGGACTGCGCGCCGTCGCCGACTTCGAATATGAATATCAGATGGCGGGGATGAACCAGCAGCTGAACGACCGCATCGAAACGGTGTTCCTGATGGCGGACGTGGGATTGCAGCCGATCGCCTCGCGACTGGTCAAGGAGATTGCGATCTTTGGCGGCGACATCCACAAATTCGTGACGCCGGCGGTGAAGGATGCCGTGGTGTCGCGCATCGACGAGCGCGGTCTGCGGCAGGGCGAGGGCTGATCCCAATCATTGAGCGTTCAGCTTTTTCCCGCTAGGGCGCGCCTGACGGGGCGCAAATCGACATTCATCACAAAGGCCGATCCAGCATGAAATCCACCTTCCGCTCCCTGGTCCTGACGACGATGGCGATCGGCCTTGCGGCTTCGGCCGTCGCACAGGAGGCGCCCCCGCCGCCGTCGCTCCCCGCGCCTGAAGGCAGCCCGGCGCCCGTGCCGACCGAGGTTCCTGCGGAGCCTGCGCCGCCCGCAGAAATTCCGGCGCCGCCGCCCGCAAGCGCACCCGCTGCGGGTGAGGCGACCGCGGCCACCGCGGCGCCGGTTGCCCCCGCGATGACGCCCGACCAATATATCAACAACCCCGAATATATGCTCAATATCGACCTTTCGACCGGTGGCCGGGTCGTGGTGCAGCTCTATCCGAACGTCGCGCCCAACCATGTCGCACGGCTGAAGCAGCTGGCGCGCGCGGGGTTCTATGACGGGGTGAAGTTCCACCGCGTGATCGACGGGTTCATGGCGCAGACGGGCGATCCGACCGCGACCGGGCAGGGCGGCTCGCAGCTTCCCGACCTTGCAGCCGAATTCAATCCGACCCCGCATCTGCGCGGGACGGTTTCGATGGCGCGCGCCGAGAGCGAGAACAGCGCGAACAGCCAGTTCTTCATCATGCTCCAGCCGCGATTCAGCCTCGATCGCCGCTACACCGCGTTCGGCCGGGTGATTTCGGGCATGCAATATGTCGACGCGATCCAGAAGGGCGAGCCCCCCGCGGTGATGTCGCGCATGGTCCAGGTGTCGGTCGCTGCCGACAACAAGCCGATGCCGCCCGCCTCGGCGCTGACCGAGACGCCGCCGCCGGCACCGGCCGAGATCACCGCCGACCAGCTCAACGCGCCGATCCAGTAAGGAAGGGCGCGCGATGCGCGTCGACGCTTTCGACTTCGACCTGCCGAACGCGCGTATCGCGCTTCGCCCCGCGCGCCCGCGCGACGCGGCGCGGATGCTCGTCGTCGAGGGAAGGGCGATGCGCGATATGGGCGTGCGCGACCTGCCGTCGCTGCTCCGCGCGGGCGACTGCCTGGTGTTCAACGACACGCGGGTGATCCCTGCGCAGCTCGAAGGACGGCGGGGAGACGCCAGGATCGGCGCGACCTTGCACAAGCGTATCGACCTCCGCCGCTGGCAGGCCTTTGTGCGCAACGCCAAAAGGCTGCGCGTCGGCGAGAGCGTCGATTTCGGGGCCGGGGTCGCGGCGGTCGCCGAGGAACGGCTCGCCGACGGCAGCTTCGTCCTCGCCTTCGCAGGCGACGAGCCGGTCGAGGTGCTGCTCGAACGCGCGGGCACGATGCCGCTGCCGCCGTATATCGCGGGCAAGCGCCCGACCGACGCCGACGACCGCAGCGATTACCAGACGATGTTCGCGCGCGAGGACGGCGCGGTCGCCGCGCCGACCGCGGCGCTGCACTTCACCCCCGGGCTGCTGGCCGCTCTCGCCGCGGCGGGCGTGACCAGCGAGACGCTCACGCTCCACGTCGGTGCCGGGACCTTCCTGCCCGTCAAGGCCGACGACACCGACGACCATGTCATGCACGCCGAATGGGGACGCATCGACGCCGGCGCGGCCGCGCGGCTCAACGCGGTGCGCGCCGCGGGCGGACGCATCATCGCGGTCGGCACGACCAGCCTCCGCCTGCTCGAAAGCGCCGCGCAGCCGGACGGCACCATCGCGCCCTTTGCCGGCGACACGTCGATCTTCATCACCCCGGGATACTGCTTCCGGGCGATCGACGGGCTGATGACCAATTTTCACCTGCCCAAATCGACCTTGTTCATGCTGGTCAGCGCGCTGATGGGACTCGACGTGATGCAGGCGGCCTATGCCCACGCCATTGATGCGGGTTACCGCTTCTACAGCTATGGCGATTCGAGCTTGCTGCTGCCGGGCGGATAGGCCCGGCGAGGTCAAGGACATTCCGCCGGGCAATCCGGCCTTCGATACGACACCGGTGCGGGGAGGGCCGGCTGGTCGCTGCATTCTGAAAGGAGCGTCATCATGACGAACAGCCGCATTGCCCCGCCGCATCTCCACGATCGGATCATGGATGCCGAGGACGCTGCCGCGCTCATCGCGCCGGAGACGACGATCGGTATGAGCGGTTTCACCGGCTCGGGCTATCCCAAGGCGGTGCCGATCGCGCTCGCGGCGCGGATCGAGCGCGAACATGCCGCGGGCAATCCCTTTCGCGTGCGCGTGTGGACCGGCGCTTCGACGGGCCCCGAACTCGACGGGGCGCTGGCGCGCGCCGACGGGATCGAGTTCCGCCTGCCGTACAACAGCGACCCGATCGCCCGCGAAAAGATCAACCGCGGCGAAATGGCCTATTTCGACATGCATCTGAGCCAGGTCGCGCCGATGGCGTGGCAGGGTTTCCTCGGCCCGCTCGATACCGCGGTGATCGAGGTGACGGGGATTACCGCCGACGGCGGACTGATCCCCTCTTCGTCGGTGGGCAACAACAAGACGTGGATCGACCGCGCCGACCGGATCATCCTCGAGGTGAACAGCTGGCAGAATCCCGCGCTAGAGGGGATGCACGACATCTATTACGGCACGCGCCTGCCGCCCGACCGCGTGCCGATCCCCCTCGTGCGCGCCGACGACCGCATCGGCGAACCGCTGCTGCGCTGCGATCCCGACAGGATCGCGGCGATCGTCGTCACCGACCTGCCCGACCGCAACCTGCCCTTCACCCCGCCCGACGCGGCCGCGCGCGCGATCGCGGATCATCTGCTCGACTTCCTCGCGCACGAAGTCGCGATGGGGCGGATGCCCGCGTCGCTGCTGCCGATCCAGTCGGGGGTGGGCAACA includes:
- a CDS encoding DUF2177 family protein, producing MKPQAVAAYVATAIVFGILDTLWLTQVGPKLYRPEIGPLMIDGWRPGPALTFYALYMLGIQIFAVAPALDAGRWPVAARRGALFGFFCYMTYDLTNHATMKIWSLRITLADMAWGTFATGFAAGAAAWLVLTLLPRKG
- a CDS encoding exodeoxyribonuclease VII small subunit, which gives rise to MTDNPDPAISSLSFEAAMSELETIVRRLESGDVSLEQSVALYERGHALRAHCEARLAAAQARIEQVSLGADGRPAGTAPFGEG
- a CDS encoding polyprenyl synthetase family protein yields the protein MARLDAVQAEVVRDIDRLFDRLLAVPDDPRARLYDAMRHAAIGGGKRLRPLLVRAAGDLFHVDPAPSLRVGAAVEAMHVYSLIHDDLPCMDDDDLRRGKPTVHRAYDEATAVLAGDSLHALAFEWLVDPATHADPFVRGELVRELARAAGPAGMAGGQMMDLAAETAQFDLPTVTRLQQLKTGALIAFSVEAGAILGRIPAEGRTPLRGYARDIGLAFQIADDIMDVEGDEALAGKALHKDEAAGKATFVTLMGLDRARDQARALVDQAVAHLSGFGDEAALLRAIARYIVERDR
- the coaD gene encoding pantetheine-phosphate adenylyltransferase, with translation MRVGVYPGTFDPITLGHMDIIRRGAKLVDRLVIGVTTNITKSPLFDDDERIAMVRNEVASIEGDIRVVGFNSLLMDFAEREGASVIVRGLRAVADFEYEYQMAGMNQQLNDRIETVFLMADVGLQPIASRLVKEIAIFGGDIHKFVTPAVKDAVVSRIDERGLRQGEG
- a CDS encoding peptidylprolyl isomerase, whose protein sequence is MKSTFRSLVLTTMAIGLAASAVAQEAPPPPSLPAPEGSPAPVPTEVPAEPAPPAEIPAPPPASAPAAGEATAATAAPVAPAMTPDQYINNPEYMLNIDLSTGGRVVVQLYPNVAPNHVARLKQLARAGFYDGVKFHRVIDGFMAQTGDPTATGQGGSQLPDLAAEFNPTPHLRGTVSMARAESENSANSQFFIMLQPRFSLDRRYTAFGRVISGMQYVDAIQKGEPPAVMSRMVQVSVAADNKPMPPASALTETPPPAPAEITADQLNAPIQ
- the queA gene encoding tRNA preQ1(34) S-adenosylmethionine ribosyltransferase-isomerase QueA codes for the protein MRVDAFDFDLPNARIALRPARPRDAARMLVVEGRAMRDMGVRDLPSLLRAGDCLVFNDTRVIPAQLEGRRGDARIGATLHKRIDLRRWQAFVRNAKRLRVGESVDFGAGVAAVAEERLADGSFVLAFAGDEPVEVLLERAGTMPLPPYIAGKRPTDADDRSDYQTMFAREDGAVAAPTAALHFTPGLLAALAAAGVTSETLTLHVGAGTFLPVKADDTDDHVMHAEWGRIDAGAAARLNAVRAAGGRIIAVGTTSLRLLESAAQPDGTIAPFAGDTSIFITPGYCFRAIDGLMTNFHLPKSTLFMLVSALMGLDVMQAAYAHAIDAGYRFYSYGDSSLLLPGG
- a CDS encoding acetyl-CoA hydrolase/transferase family protein codes for the protein MTNSRIAPPHLHDRIMDAEDAAALIAPETTIGMSGFTGSGYPKAVPIALAARIEREHAAGNPFRVRVWTGASTGPELDGALARADGIEFRLPYNSDPIAREKINRGEMAYFDMHLSQVAPMAWQGFLGPLDTAVIEVTGITADGGLIPSSSVGNNKTWIDRADRIILEVNSWQNPALEGMHDIYYGTRLPPDRVPIPLVRADDRIGEPLLRCDPDRIAAIVVTDLPDRNLPFTPPDAAARAIADHLLDFLAHEVAMGRMPASLLPIQSGVGNIANAVLTGLVDSPFENMTAYTEVLQDGMLDLIDAGKLRMASATAFSLSPEAALRVNADMARYRDRMILRPQEISNHPELIRRLGCIAMNGLIEADIYGNVNSTHIMGSRIQNGIGGSGDFARNAFVSIFMTPSTAKGGAISAIVPQVSHVDHITQDVQVLVTEQGLADLRGLAPKQRAALIIERCAHPDFRPMLEDYYARALVSSYGKHAPSLLTEALSWHQRFVETGTMRL